One Setaria viridis chromosome 3, Setaria_viridis_v4.0, whole genome shotgun sequence DNA window includes the following coding sequences:
- the LOC117849457 gene encoding F-box/LRR-repeat protein 3: MSREGQRLYCAAAAGAGGVGIGVLSMDLLGQVLDRLREPRDRKACRLVSRAFERAEAAHRRALRVLRWEPLPRLLRAFPALERLDLSACASLDDASLAAAVAGAGGGLAGLRRVCLARASGVGWRGLEALVAACPRLEAVDLSHCVGAGDREAAAVAAATGLKELRLDKCLAVTDMGLAKVAVGCPRLEKLSVKWCREISDIGIDLLAKKCPELRSLDISYLQVGNGSLRSISTLEKLEELAMVGCSCIDDEGLELLSKGSDSLQSVDVSRCDHVTYQGLASLIDGRKFLQKLHAADCLHEIGQHFLSKLATLKETLTVLKLDGLEVSDSLLQAIGEGCNKLFEIGLSKCSGVTDEGISSLVARCSDLRAIDLTCCNFITNNALDSIADNCKMLERLLLESCSLINEKGLERIATCCSNLKEIDLTDCGVNDAALQHLGKCSELQILKLGLCSSISDKGIAFISSNCGKLVELDLYRCNSITDDGLAALANGCKKIKLLNLCYCNKITDSGLGHIGSMEELTNLELRCLVRITGVGISSIAIGCKSLIELDLKRCYSVDDACLGALARNAFNLRQLTISYCQVTGLGLCHLLSSLRCLQDIKMVHLSWVSIEGFEMALRAACTRLKKLKMLTGLKTVLSPELLQMLQAYGCRIRWVNKPLVYKDC, encoded by the exons ATGAGCCGGGAGGGGCAGAGGCTctactgcgccgccgccgctggggccGGGGGCGTCGGGATCGGGGTGCTGTCGATGGACCTACTGGGCCAGGTGCTCGACCGCCTCCGCGAGCCGCGGGACCGCAAAGCGTGCCGCCTCGTCAGCCGCGCCTTCGAGCGCGCCGAGGCGGCCCACCGCCGCGCGCTGCGGGTGCTCCGATGGGAGCCGCTCCCGCGCCTGCTCCGCGCGTTCCCGGCGCTCGAGCGGCTCGACCTCTCCGCCTGCGCCTCGCTCGAcgacgcctccctcgccgcggccgtcgccggagccggcggggGGCTCGCGGGCCTCCGACGCGTGTGCCTCGCGCGGGCCAGCGGGGTCGGGTGGCGCGGGCTCgaggcgctcgtcgccgcctgCCCCAGGCTGGAGGCGGTCGACCTGTCGCACTGCGTCGGGGCAGGGGACCGggaggccgccgcggtggcggcagcgactGGGCTCAAGGAGCTCAGGCTGGACAAGTGCCTCGCCGTCACAGACATGGGGCTCGCCAAGGTGGCTGTCGGGTGCCCCAGGCTGGAGAAGCTCAGCGTCAAGTGGTGCCGTGAGATCTCCGACATCGGAATTGATCTGCTCGCCAAGAAATGCCCTGAGCTCCgcagccttgacatctcctACCTCCAG GTGGGTAATGGATCCCTTAGGTCAATATCCACACTTGAGAAGCTTGAGGAGTTGGCAATGGTTGGTTGCTCATGTATAGATGATGAAGGCCTGGAATTGCTGAGCAAGGGGAGCGACTCACTGCAG AGTGTTGATGTGTCAAGATGTGATCACGTGACTTACCAGGGATTAGCTTCACTCATAGATGGTCGCAAATTTCTCCAGAAGTTACATGCTGCAGATTGTTTGCAT GAGATAGGACAGCATTTTCTGTCCAAGTTGGCAACACTGAAGGAAACCTTGACTGTGTTGAAACTTGATGGTCTTGAAGTCTCGGACTCTCTCCTTCAAGCCATTGGTGAAGGTTGTAACAAACTTTTTGAGATTGGACTAAGCAAATGCAGTGGTGTTACAGATGAAGGAATTTCATCTCTTGTAGCTCGATGTAGTGATCTAAGGGCAATTGATCTTACATGCTGCAATTTCATCACCAACAATGCTCTTGATTCAATAGCTGACAACTGTAAGATGCTTGAACGCTTGCTGTTAGAATCCTGCTCTTTGATAAATGAGAAGGGATTAGAGCGGATTGCAACTTGTTGCTCCAATCTTAAGGAGATAGACCTCACTGACTGTGGAGTGAATGATGCAG CATTGCAGCACTTGGGTAAATGCTCTGAACTGCAAATATTGAAATTAGGCCTATGCTCAAGTATTTCCGACAAAGGCATTGCTTTTATTAGTTCAAACTGTGGAAAACTCGTGGAGCTTGATCTCTACCG GTGCAATTCGATTACCGATGATGGGTTGGCAGCATTAGCAAATGGCTGCAAGAAGATTAAGTTGCTAAACTTGTGCTACTGCAACAAGATTACTGATAGTGGTTTGGGCCACATAGGCTCTATGGAGGAGCTGACAAACCTTGAGCTGAGGTGCTTGGTCCGCATCACAGGCGTAGGGATCTCCTCAATTGCAATCGGATGCAAGAGCCTGATAGAACTGGACTTGAAACGTTGCTATTCCGTTGATGACGCTTGTCTGGGGGCCCTTGCTCGTAATGCGTTTAACCTTAGACAG CTTACCATATCGTACTGCCAAGTCACCGGCTTGGGCCTGTGCCACCTGCTGAGCTCCCTGCGGTGCCTCCAGGACATCAAGATGGTGCACCTCTCGTGGGTCTCCATAGAAGGGTTCGAGATGGCGCTGCGAGCAGCCTGCACAAGGCTGAAGAAGCTGAAGATGCTCACTGGGCTGAAGACCGTGCTGTCCCCTGAGCTCCTCCAGATGCTGCAGGCATACGGTTGTCGCATAAGATGGGTCAACAAGCCTCTCGTCTACAAGGACTGTTAG